One Lachnospiraceae bacterium C1.1 genomic region harbors:
- a CDS encoding glucose-6-phosphate isomerase, with product MINWKNLDTLDSFKELEGVKRVDLKGVMSGENGAERVKKYSVAMAGDMAFNYAAKQVDDDVLAAMKKLAEEAQLAEKFEELYNGAVINTGEKRMVLHQLTRGQLGNKVEADGVDKREFYINEQKRIADFANKVHAGEITNAAGEKFTTVVQIGIGGSDLGPRAMYLALENWAKQNGKFKMEARFISNVDPDDASAVLNSIDVAHAIFILVSKSGTTLETLTNQSFVMDALKKAGLDPAKHMIAVTSETSPLAHSDDFIEAFYMDDYIGGRYSSTSGVGGAVLSLAFGPDVFAEFLDGAAAEDKLAAGKDLLKNPAMLDAMIGVYERNVLGYPSTAILPYSQALSRFPAHLQQLDMESNGKSVNRFGEPINYVTGPVIFGEPGTNGQHSFYQLLHQGTDIVPLQFIGFKNSQIGNDVNIQDSTSQQKLCANVAAQIVAFACGKEDENRNKNFEGGRPSSIIVGEKLTPAALGALLAHFENKVMFQGFLWNVNSFDQEGVQLGKTLAKRVLAHETDGALTAYSNLLNI from the coding sequence GTGTTGATCTCAAAGGAGTTATGTCTGGAGAGAACGGCGCAGAGAGAGTAAAGAAGTATTCTGTAGCTATGGCAGGAGATATGGCTTTCAATTATGCTGCAAAGCAGGTTGATGATGATGTACTTGCCGCAATGAAAAAGCTTGCTGAAGAGGCACAGCTTGCAGAAAAGTTTGAAGAGCTTTACAACGGCGCTGTTATCAATACAGGTGAGAAGCGTATGGTTCTCCATCAGCTTACAAGAGGTCAGCTTGGAAATAAGGTAGAGGCTGACGGAGTTGATAAGCGTGAGTTCTATATAAATGAGCAGAAGAGAATCGCTGATTTTGCAAATAAGGTACACGCAGGTGAGATCACAAATGCAGCAGGTGAGAAATTCACAACTGTAGTACAGATCGGTATCGGCGGAAGTGACCTTGGCCCCCGCGCAATGTATCTTGCGCTTGAGAACTGGGCAAAGCAGAACGGCAAGTTCAAGATGGAAGCAAGATTCATCAGTAACGTAGACCCTGATGATGCTTCTGCAGTTCTTAATTCAATAGATGTTGCACATGCTATCTTTATTCTGGTTTCCAAGTCAGGAACAACACTTGAGACCCTTACAAATCAGTCATTCGTTATGGATGCGCTTAAAAAGGCAGGACTTGATCCGGCTAAGCACATGATCGCAGTTACTTCCGAGACATCACCGCTTGCACACAGTGATGACTTTATCGAAGCTTTCTATATGGATGATTATATCGGCGGACGTTATTCATCAACTTCAGGTGTAGGCGGAGCAGTTCTTTCACTTGCATTTGGTCCTGATGTATTCGCTGAGTTCCTCGATGGTGCAGCTGCAGAGGATAAGCTTGCAGCAGGTAAGGATCTTCTTAAGAACCCGGCAATGCTCGATGCAATGATCGGTGTCTACGAGAGAAATGTACTTGGTTATCCGAGCACGGCTATCCTTCCTTATTCACAGGCTCTGAGCCGTTTCCCTGCACACCTTCAGCAGCTTGATATGGAGTCAAACGGAAAGTCAGTTAACCGTTTCGGCGAGCCCATAAACTATGTAACAGGTCCTGTTATTTTTGGTGAGCCCGGTACAAACGGACAGCACTCTTTCTATCAGCTCCTTCATCAGGGAACTGATATCGTTCCGCTTCAGTTCATCGGATTTAAGAACAGCCAGATCGGCAACGATGTAAATATCCAGGACAGCACAAGCCAGCAGAAGCTCTGCGCTAATGTAGCAGCTCAGATCGTTGCATTTGCCTGTGGTAAAGAGGATGAGAACAGAAATAAGAACTTCGAAGGTGGACGTCCTTCAAGCATCATCGTTGGTGAGAAGCTTACACCGGCAGCTCTTGGTGCACTTCTTGCACACTTTGAAAATAAGGTTATGTTCCAGGGATTCCTTTGGAATGTAAACAGCTTTGATCAGGAAGGTGTTCAGCTTGGTAAGACTCTTGCAAAGAGAGTTCTTGCACATGAGACTGATGGTGCTTTGACAGCATACAGCAATCTTCTTAACATTTGA